In Candidatus Eisenbacteria bacterium, the following proteins share a genomic window:
- the can gene encoding carbonate dehydratase, whose translation MKALAHLFEKNKKWASGICASSPEFFSRLVAQQAPEYLWIGCSDSRVPANEIVGLLPGELFVHRNVANLVIHTDMNCLSVLQYAVDILTIKHVIVCGHYGCGGVKAAMENLPHGLVDNWLRHIRDIHHRHLEKLETILNESERMRRLCELNAVEQVINVGNTTIIQDAWKRGQEIAIHGWIYDIADGLLKDLDACITSCKELDILQKKR comes from the coding sequence ATGAAAGCACTGGCACACCTATTTGAAAAAAACAAGAAATGGGCCTCGGGAATCTGTGCGTCCAGCCCAGAATTCTTTTCCAGGCTTGTCGCGCAACAGGCACCCGAATATCTTTGGATTGGGTGCTCGGACAGTCGGGTCCCCGCAAATGAGATCGTTGGATTACTCCCAGGAGAATTGTTTGTCCATCGGAATGTCGCCAATCTGGTAATTCACACTGACATGAATTGTCTCTCGGTTCTCCAATACGCGGTTGACATTCTCACGATTAAACACGTGATAGTCTGTGGACACTATGGATGTGGCGGTGTTAAGGCCGCGATGGAGAATCTGCCACATGGTTTGGTGGACAACTGGTTGCGACATATTCGTGATATCCACCACCGGCATCTAGAGAAGTTGGAAACCATCTTGAACGAATCTGAACGAATGCGAAGATTGTGCGAACTGAATGCAGTAGAACAGGTCATCAATGTCGGTAATACGACGATCATCCAAGATGCATGGAAACGCGGACAAGAAATCGCAATCCATGGTTGGATATACGATATTGCCGATGGTTTGCTGAAAGATCTGGATGCGTGCATCACTTCATGCAAGGAATTGGATATTCTGCAAAAGAAAAGATAA
- a CDS encoding DUF1841 family protein — protein MKRYDPLKEPDPKEWLGLDEQERVGLIAEHHEKAGVTLPNHILHASFHAIAENQLAEGLPVVCETMSRLMSEGLDRHEAIHAIGSVLAEHMWNILKDRSPDSDLNELYFQALRALTAAGWLRSTR, from the coding sequence ATGAAGCGCTACGATCCACTAAAAGAGCCGGACCCGAAGGAATGGCTGGGATTAGATGAGCAGGAGCGAGTCGGGCTCATTGCAGAGCATCACGAGAAAGCGGGTGTTACGCTTCCCAATCATATTCTGCATGCGTCCTTTCATGCTATTGCTGAGAATCAATTGGCCGAGGGGTTGCCGGTTGTCTGCGAGACCATGTCGCGGCTGATGAGTGAGGGGCTTGACAGGCACGAAGCTATCCATGCTATTGGTTCTGTGCTGGCAGAGCATATGTGGAACATATTGAAGGATCGGTCCCCCGACTCTGATCTGAATGAGTTATATTTCCAAGCTCTTCGGGCTCTGACAGCGGCAGGTTGGTTAAGAAGCACCCGCTAA
- a CDS encoding ribbon-helix-helix protein, CopG family, whose product MKTAISIPDPLFRAVDRLAKRLRLSRSQVFQQAVRDMLESRRDEAVTEALNQVYGLGYDRAELDPILERMEVASVVREKW is encoded by the coding sequence ATGAAGACTGCGATTTCAATTCCAGACCCTCTGTTCCGTGCCGTCGATCGCCTGGCGAAGAGGCTGAGGCTTTCTCGCAGCCAGGTGTTCCAGCAGGCAGTCAGAGATATGTTGGAGAGTCGGAGGGATGAGGCAGTAACGGAGGCCCTCAATCAGGTATATGGCCTGGGTTACGACAGAGCCGAGCTTGATCCAATACTCGAGCGTATGGAAGTTGCTTCGGTTGTGCGGGAGAAGTGGTAG
- a CDS encoding type II toxin-antitoxin system PemK/MazF family toxin translates to MQRGEIWWASLPAPRGSGPGYRRPVVVVQSDAFNRSRIQTVIVAVVTSNMRLARAPGNVVLTRRRGGLPKESVINVSQLITLDRSYLTERAGKLRPDQLQALDEGLGLVLSL, encoded by the coding sequence GTGCAACGGGGAGAGATTTGGTGGGCATCGTTGCCAGCTCCCCGGGGTTCGGGACCTGGGTACAGGCGGCCTGTTGTGGTGGTGCAATCGGATGCGTTCAACAGGAGTCGGATTCAGACTGTTATCGTAGCCGTTGTCACTTCCAACATGCGGTTGGCCCGGGCGCCTGGCAATGTTGTTTTGACTCGGCGCAGAGGCGGCCTTCCCAAGGAATCGGTCATCAACGTTTCCCAATTGATTACGTTGGACAGGTCATATCTCACAGAGCGAGCGGGGAAGTTGCGTCCGGACCAGCTGCAGGCACTCGATGAGGGTCTGGGGCTCGTCCTTTCTCTGTAA
- a CDS encoding DUF2283 domain-containing protein produces MRLVVDREDDALHFCLDETGVVESEEVRPGVVLGFDGDGRAVGVEFLRIAARASKDQLSFLYFQTG; encoded by the coding sequence ATGAGACTCGTGGTAGACAGAGAAGACGATGCGCTTCACTTCTGTTTGGATGAGACTGGGGTAGTGGAGTCAGAGGAGGTCCGACCAGGGGTTGTGCTTGGCTTTGACGGGGACGGCCGTGCTGTTGGAGTCGAGTTCTTGCGTATAGCGGCGAGAGCGTCCAAGGATCAACTTTCTTTTCTCTATTTTCAGACGGGTTAG
- a CDS encoding recombinase yields the protein MSDEYRQWERRCETIRKENATLLEEFGMWLSAQGIGAKSIKEHLGNVEFYINEYLLYDDATRAADGWGGIDSFLGYWFIRKAMWASQASIRRTAASLKKFYAFMHEKGLVGKEGLEEVRETIKCNMSDWLATVRRYDDPSITDSEEIWGLK from the coding sequence ATGTCAGACGAGTACCGGCAATGGGAACGAAGGTGTGAAACGATTCGCAAGGAGAATGCGACACTGCTTGAAGAGTTCGGAATGTGGTTGTCAGCGCAGGGCATCGGGGCAAAGTCCATAAAGGAGCATCTCGGGAACGTAGAGTTCTATATCAATGAGTATCTTCTCTACGACGATGCGACGAGAGCCGCGGATGGATGGGGTGGGATAGATTCCTTTCTTGGTTACTGGTTCATTAGAAAAGCAATGTGGGCCAGCCAAGCCTCAATACGCAGAACTGCCGCAAGCCTGAAGAAGTTCTACGCCTTCATGCACGAGAAAGGTCTTGTAGGCAAGGAGGGATTGGAAGAAGTTCGGGAAACAATCAAGTGCAATATGTCCGACTGGCTTGCCACGGTAAGGCGATACGATGACCCTTCAATCACTGATTCGGAAGAGATTTGGGGGCTAAAATAG
- a CDS encoding FlgD immunoglobulin-like domain containing protein produces MTATDFSGNEGNPSTPLRNVGVPDPQAAVRSTLLLAQNWPNPFGAGTTVRYNLPDKMRVTLTIYDASGRLVAKLVDQTQETGEHSVYWSGRNSQGRAVAPGTYFVRLTADGSVLVSKMSLIR; encoded by the coding sequence GTGACTGCGACCGACTTCTCGGGCAACGAGGGTAATCCCTCAACTCCATTGAGGAATGTCGGTGTTCCTGACCCGCAGGCTGCGGTTCGTTCAACGCTTCTTCTAGCTCAGAACTGGCCCAATCCCTTCGGCGCGGGAACAACTGTGCGCTACAATCTTCCAGATAAGATGCGCGTGACTCTCACTATTTACGACGCGTCCGGAAGGCTGGTTGCGAAACTCGTGGATCAGACTCAGGAAACGGGTGAGCATTCCGTGTATTGGTCAGGAAGGAACTCTCAGGGCAGGGCCGTGGCTCCCGGCACGTATTTCGTTCGATTGACCGCAGACGGGTCTGTCTTGGTATCCAAGATGAGCTTGATTCGCTGA
- a CDS encoding AbgT family transporter — MAKAVTGQKGILGWVERTGNTLPDPVFVFFWLIGFLILFSIGAALFGYSAPHPTQTDDTGAPVVIRAVSLLGARCIRRLWVEMPQTFTHFHPLGYVLVVMLGAGVAERSGLFASFMRQCVRGAPKFLLTPAVAFVGMMGNLAADAAYVVLIPLAGVLFAAAGRHPVAGIAAAFAGVSGGFSANLLPGQLDALLFGITEATAEQIAPGWDANIAGNWFFIAAMLVLFLPVVWFVTDRVIEPRLRRFSVPDGEAMKNLGDANAPLTVEQKKGLGRAGLAALAVCALWALFVFMPGTPLIDKEAAAPEARLTPFYQSLVACFFVLFIACGWAFGAAAGTVNNHRDAVKMMTGAMSDLSYYLVLAFAASHFVAMFNWSNLGLIFAVQGAGAIKQSGLPMPALLALIVLFVAIVNVFIGSASAKWALMAPVLVPMMMLLGVSPEMTTVAYRVGDSTTNIITPLMVYFPLVLTFCRRWRTDFGLGSLTAMMLPYSFWLLLVGLAMTFAWVFFDLPLGPGAVVDYTLPSQTGM, encoded by the coding sequence ATGGCTAAAGCGGTGACTGGACAGAAAGGAATACTCGGGTGGGTCGAGCGCACCGGCAATACATTGCCGGATCCGGTGTTCGTCTTCTTCTGGCTGATCGGCTTTCTTATTCTGTTTAGCATCGGCGCGGCACTCTTCGGCTATTCTGCCCCACATCCCACGCAGACCGACGATACCGGCGCGCCCGTCGTCATCAGAGCGGTGAGCCTGCTTGGTGCGCGGTGCATCCGCCGGCTCTGGGTGGAGATGCCGCAAACCTTCACCCACTTTCATCCGCTCGGCTACGTGCTGGTGGTGATGCTGGGCGCGGGCGTGGCAGAGCGATCAGGCCTGTTTGCATCCTTCATGCGCCAATGCGTGCGAGGCGCGCCGAAATTCCTGTTGACCCCGGCTGTGGCGTTCGTGGGCATGATGGGAAACCTGGCCGCCGATGCAGCCTATGTAGTACTAATCCCGCTGGCGGGCGTGCTCTTCGCGGCGGCGGGACGCCATCCGGTCGCGGGCATCGCGGCGGCGTTTGCGGGCGTCTCCGGCGGTTTCTCTGCGAACCTGCTGCCGGGCCAGCTTGACGCACTTTTGTTTGGCATCACCGAGGCGACCGCGGAGCAGATCGCGCCGGGCTGGGACGCCAACATCGCCGGCAATTGGTTCTTCATCGCGGCGATGTTAGTCCTGTTTCTGCCCGTCGTGTGGTTCGTCACTGACAGAGTAATCGAGCCGCGCCTGAGGCGCTTCAGCGTACCCGACGGCGAGGCGATGAAGAATCTTGGCGACGCTAACGCGCCCTTGACGGTGGAACAGAAGAAGGGGCTCGGCCGCGCCGGCCTGGCCGCACTCGCGGTGTGCGCGCTTTGGGCACTGTTCGTGTTCATGCCCGGCACGCCCTTGATCGACAAGGAGGCCGCCGCCCCTGAAGCGCGGTTGACGCCGTTCTACCAATCGCTGGTGGCCTGCTTCTTCGTCCTGTTCATCGCCTGTGGCTGGGCCTTTGGCGCGGCCGCCGGCACTGTGAACAATCACCGCGACGCGGTGAAGATGATGACCGGGGCGATGAGCGATCTTTCCTATTACCTCGTGCTCGCGTTTGCGGCATCGCATTTCGTGGCGATGTTCAATTGGTCGAACTTGGGCCTCATCTTCGCGGTGCAGGGCGCGGGTGCGATCAAGCAGTCTGGCCTGCCGATGCCGGCGCTGCTGGCACTGATCGTTTTGTTCGTGGCGATCGTGAATGTATTCATCGGCTCGGCCAGCGCGAAATGGGCGCTGATGGCGCCGGTGCTGGTGCCGATGATGATGTTGCTCGGCGTCAGCCCGGAAATGACGACCGTGGCCTATCGTGTCGGTGACAGCACTACCAACATCATCACGCCGCTGATGGTGTATTTCCCGCTGGTGCTCACTTTCTGCCGACGATGGCGCACGGATTTCGGGCTCGGCAGCCTCACCGCGATGATGCTACCTTATTCGTTCTGGCTGTTGCTGGTCGGCTTGGCGATGACAT